TGCGTCTTCAGCCTTCCGAGCTCATTCATTGCCTTCTGGAGGATCTTATACGCAAACTTCGGGGCAAAAAATCCTATGAACCCGACGAAGAGGATGACAGACGAGAGCACCAGGCAATGGCAAAACATTCCCAGGCGCATAACAACATTGGTAGAGATTTTATTCCATGTGTTTTTTCTGGATGGCATATTATGTCCTGTTTTCTATCAAATCTGTTGAGTCTCTGGGGAAATAGCTTTATTTTCTGTCGCTAAAACAGCTAAGTTCCCCTCCCCGCAATCCGAAAATAGCAAATACGTCTGGCGGTCTTACACCGGCCGAGGATGCGAATCGCTCCTGCGTGCATTCATTGCCTTAGATATTGTCGGCAGATCCCTGATCATTTTCCCGGATTTGCTCTCTGCGAGACGTATCTCGTAGAGCTTTTGCAGGTTCATCCAGAATTCTGGGTTTGTCCCGAAGAAATGACCG
The nucleotide sequence above comes from Pseudomonadota bacterium. Encoded proteins:
- a CDS encoding HigA family addiction module antitoxin, giving the protein MGRTAIHPGEHLAEQLEELHMSAAELARQLKVPTNRITEILNGRRSVTGDTALRLGHFFGTNPEFWMNLQKLYEIRLAESKSGKMIRDLPTISKAMNARRSDSHPRPV